The following proteins are co-located in the Streptomyces sp. DT2A-34 genome:
- a CDS encoding RNA helicase: protein MIVLLSVAPGTLESTMTEDLSPAERYAAARRRAAEQATALASFREMYDFGLDPFQIEACEALEAGKGVLVAAPTGSGKTIVGEFAVHLALMQGKKCFYTTPIKALSNQKYADLCRRYGNGMVGLLTGDNSINSDAPVVVMTTEVLRNMLYAGSQTLLGLGYVVMDEVHYLSDRFRGAVWEEVIIHLPESVTLVSLSATVSNAEEFGDWLDTVRGDTEVIVSEHRPVPLFQHVLAGRRMYDLFEEGEGHKKAVNPDLTRLARMEAQRPSYQDRRRGRAMREADRERERRQRSRVWTPGRPEVIERLDAEGLLPAITFIFSRAACEAAVQQCLYAGLRLNDEEAREKVRALVEERTAAIPTEDLHVLGYYEWLEGLERGIAAHHAGMLPTFKEVVEELFVRGLVKAVFATETLALGINMPARSVVLEKLVKWNGEQHADITPGEYTQLTGRAGRRGIDVEGHAVVLWQRGMSPDHLAGLAGTRTYPLRSSFKPSYNMAVNLVEQFGRHRSRELLETSFAQFQADKSVVGISRQVQRNEEGLEGYKESMTCHLGDFEEYARLRRELKDRENELAKQGAAQRRAEAAVALEKLKPGDVIHVPTGKYAGLALVLDPGLPAGRSNGHRGFEHHDGPRPLVLTAERQVKRLASMDFPVPVEALERMRIPKSFNPRSPQSRRDLASALRTKAGHIPPDRHRKRRSQAADDREIERLRKALRAHPCHGCNDREDHARWAERYHRLLRDTSQLERRIEGRTNTIARTFDRIVALLTELDYLRGDEVTQHGKRLARLYGELDLLASECLREGVWEGLGPAELAACVSALVYEARVGDDAMAPKLPSGKAKASLGEMVRIWGRLDALEEDFRITQSEGVGQREPDLGFAWAAYMWASGKGLDEVLREAEMPAGDFVRWCKQVIDVLGQISAASPAEGSTVAKSARKAVDGLLRGVVAYSSVG, encoded by the coding sequence ATGATCGTCCTGTTGTCAGTGGCGCCCGGTACGCTCGAAAGCACGATGACAGAGGACCTCTCACCGGCCGAGCGGTATGCGGCAGCACGCAGGCGCGCTGCCGAGCAGGCCACCGCGCTCGCCTCCTTCCGCGAGATGTACGACTTCGGCCTCGACCCCTTCCAGATCGAGGCCTGCGAGGCGCTCGAGGCGGGGAAGGGCGTTCTGGTGGCCGCGCCCACCGGCTCCGGCAAGACGATCGTGGGCGAGTTCGCCGTCCACCTCGCCCTGATGCAGGGCAAGAAATGCTTCTACACGACGCCCATCAAGGCGCTGTCGAACCAGAAGTACGCCGACCTGTGCCGCCGTTACGGCAACGGCATGGTCGGTCTGCTCACCGGCGACAACAGCATCAACTCCGACGCCCCGGTGGTCGTGATGACGACCGAGGTGCTGCGGAACATGCTGTACGCCGGGTCGCAGACCCTCCTCGGCCTCGGCTATGTGGTCATGGACGAGGTGCACTACCTCTCCGACCGCTTCCGCGGTGCCGTATGGGAAGAGGTGATCATCCACCTCCCCGAGTCGGTCACCCTCGTCTCGCTGTCGGCGACCGTGTCGAACGCCGAGGAGTTCGGCGACTGGCTCGACACCGTCCGCGGCGACACCGAGGTGATCGTCTCCGAGCACCGGCCCGTGCCGCTGTTCCAGCATGTGCTTGCCGGGCGGCGGATGTACGACCTGTTCGAGGAGGGCGAGGGCCACAAGAAGGCCGTCAACCCCGACCTGACGCGGCTGGCCCGGATGGAGGCCCAGCGCCCGTCGTACCAGGACCGCAGACGCGGGCGAGCGATGCGCGAGGCCGACCGGGAGCGGGAGCGCAGACAGCGGTCCCGGGTGTGGACGCCGGGGCGTCCCGAGGTCATCGAGCGGCTCGACGCCGAGGGCCTGCTGCCCGCCATCACCTTCATCTTCAGCCGGGCCGCCTGCGAGGCCGCCGTACAGCAATGCCTGTACGCGGGGCTGAGGCTGAACGACGAGGAGGCGCGGGAAAAGGTGCGCGCCCTCGTCGAGGAGCGCACTGCCGCCATCCCGACCGAGGATCTGCACGTCCTCGGCTACTACGAGTGGCTGGAAGGCCTGGAGCGCGGTATAGCCGCCCACCACGCGGGCATGCTGCCGACGTTCAAGGAGGTCGTCGAGGAGCTGTTCGTCCGCGGCCTGGTGAAGGCGGTGTTCGCCACGGAGACGCTGGCGCTGGGCATCAACATGCCTGCCCGGTCCGTGGTGTTGGAGAAGCTCGTCAAGTGGAACGGCGAGCAGCACGCCGACATCACGCCGGGTGAGTACACGCAGCTGACCGGTCGTGCCGGGCGGCGCGGGATCGACGTCGAGGGCCACGCGGTGGTGCTGTGGCAGCGCGGCATGAGCCCCGACCACCTCGCGGGGCTGGCCGGCACGCGTACCTATCCGCTGCGGTCCAGCTTCAAGCCGTCGTACAACATGGCGGTCAACCTCGTCGAGCAGTTCGGACGGCACCGCTCGCGCGAGCTGCTGGAGACGTCCTTCGCGCAGTTCCAGGCCGACAAGTCGGTCGTCGGGATCTCACGGCAGGTGCAGCGCAACGAGGAGGGGCTCGAGGGCTACAAGGAGTCCATGACCTGCCACCTCGGGGACTTCGAGGAGTACGCGCGACTGCGCCGCGAACTCAAGGACCGCGAGAACGAGTTGGCCAAGCAGGGTGCGGCCCAGCGGCGCGCGGAGGCCGCGGTCGCGCTGGAGAAGCTCAAGCCGGGTGACGTCATCCATGTACCGACGGGCAAGTACGCCGGTCTCGCGCTGGTGCTGGACCCCGGGCTGCCCGCCGGGCGGTCCAACGGCCATCGCGGCTTCGAGCACCATGACGGCCCGCGGCCGCTGGTCCTGACCGCCGAGCGGCAGGTCAAGCGGCTGGCGTCGATGGACTTCCCGGTGCCCGTCGAGGCGCTGGAGCGGATGCGGATCCCGAAGTCCTTCAACCCGCGCTCCCCGCAGTCCCGTCGGGACCTCGCGTCCGCGCTGCGTACCAAGGCCGGGCACATCCCGCCGGACCGGCACCGCAAGCGGCGCTCCCAGGCGGCCGACGACCGCGAGATCGAGCGGCTGCGCAAGGCCCTGCGCGCGCACCCCTGCCACGGCTGCAACGACCGGGAGGACCACGCCCGCTGGGCCGAGCGCTACCACCGGCTGCTGCGGGACACCTCGCAGCTGGAGCGCCGTATCGAAGGCCGCACGAACACCATTGCTCGTACGTTTGACCGGATCGTGGCGCTGCTGACCGAGCTGGACTATCTGCGCGGTGACGAAGTGACCCAGCACGGCAAGCGGCTCGCGCGGCTGTACGGCGAACTCGACCTGCTGGCCAGCGAGTGCCTGCGGGAGGGCGTCTGGGAGGGCCTCGGCCCTGCCGAACTGGCTGCCTGCGTCTCGGCGTTGGTGTACGAGGCGCGGGTCGGGGACGATGCGATGGCGCCGAAGCTGCCTTCGGGCAAGGCCAAGGCCTCGCTGGGTGAGATGGTTCGGATCTGGGGGCGGCTGGATGCCCTTGAGGAGGACTTCCGGATCACCCAGAGCGAAGGGGTCGGGCAGCGTGAACCCGACCTGGGCTTTGCCTGGGCTGCCTATATGTGGGCCAGCGGTAAGGGGCTCGATGAGGTGTTGCGTGAGGCGGAGATGCCGGCGGGGGACTTTGTGCGGTGGTGCAAGCAGGTGATCGATGTGCTGGGGCAGATCTCGGCGGCGTCTCCTGCGGAGGGCTCGACCGTGGCGAAGAGTGCGCGTAAGGCTGTGGACGGGTTGCTGCGGGGGGTTGTCGCCTATTCGTCGGTGGGGTGA
- the helR gene encoding RNA polymerase recycling motor ATPase HelR — MNHPLTTSAFDLPDRLCAKADPALIADDEQHFAAIAECLEQSIAELTDRLDAERRAPGGAGRQAMDRDAEIHRLTARLRALRRFGLDLCLGRMIGADGSEPRYIGRLGLTDSSGRRLLIDWRSPAAEPFFGATHGNPMGLASRRRYRWTGGRISDYWDEVFTADGLAGHAALDDQSAFVASLGSNRSPRMRDVLGTIQADQDAIIRAGSRGALVVDGGPGTGKTVVALHRSAYLLYSDPRLGHRRGGVLFVGPHRPYLAYVADVLPSLGEEGVQTCILRDLVAEGATAGIEDDPEVARLKSSADLVHAIEKAARFYEEPPTKGMTITTHWSDIWLSADDWAVAFEAAESGTPHNEARDQVWEELLAILVDKHEGDAPQELLRKSLTRNRELLTAFNRAWPLLEATDLVGDLWSVPAYLRMCAPWLSRDEVQLLQREDAQAWTVSDLPFLDAARQRLGDPEAARRRRRQKAALAVQREGMARVVDNLIAADDDGEGLMTQLRREDFQRNLVDESELASIEPDLLAGPFAHVVVDEAQELTDAQWQMLLLRCPSRSFTIVGDRAQSRHGFTESWQERLKRIGLDRINLASLSINYRTPEEIMTQAEPVIRAALPDANVPTSIRSGGVPVLHGSVSDRDSILDRWLATHAEGTACVIGDPDFQPTNRVQSLTPELSKGLEFDLVVLIAPETFGEGIEGAVDRYVAMTRATQQLAILTGTS; from the coding sequence GTGAATCACCCCCTGACCACCAGCGCGTTCGACCTTCCCGACCGCCTCTGCGCCAAGGCCGACCCGGCGCTGATCGCCGACGACGAGCAGCACTTCGCGGCCATCGCGGAGTGCCTGGAGCAGTCGATCGCCGAGCTGACCGACCGTCTCGACGCCGAACGCAGGGCACCCGGCGGCGCGGGCCGACAGGCGATGGACCGGGACGCGGAGATCCACCGGCTGACCGCCCGGCTGCGCGCACTACGACGCTTCGGTCTGGACCTGTGCCTCGGACGCATGATCGGCGCGGACGGCTCCGAGCCCCGGTACATCGGACGGCTCGGCCTCACCGACAGCTCGGGCCGCCGACTGCTGATCGACTGGCGCTCCCCCGCGGCGGAACCGTTCTTCGGAGCCACCCACGGCAACCCGATGGGCCTGGCGAGCCGCCGCAGGTATCGCTGGACCGGCGGCCGGATCAGCGACTACTGGGACGAGGTGTTCACCGCGGACGGTCTTGCCGGGCACGCCGCGCTCGACGACCAGTCCGCCTTCGTCGCCAGCCTGGGCAGCAACCGTTCGCCCCGGATGCGGGACGTGCTCGGCACCATCCAGGCCGACCAGGACGCCATCATCCGCGCGGGATCCCGCGGCGCCCTCGTCGTGGACGGCGGTCCGGGTACGGGCAAGACCGTGGTCGCCCTGCACCGCTCCGCCTACCTCCTCTACTCCGACCCGCGCCTCGGTCACCGTCGGGGCGGCGTACTGTTCGTCGGCCCGCACCGCCCGTACCTGGCGTACGTCGCCGACGTCCTCCCCAGCCTCGGCGAGGAGGGCGTGCAGACCTGCATCCTGCGGGATCTCGTCGCCGAGGGAGCCACGGCAGGGATCGAGGACGATCCGGAGGTGGCCCGCCTGAAGTCGTCCGCGGATCTGGTGCACGCGATCGAGAAGGCCGCCAGGTTCTACGAGGAGCCGCCGACCAAAGGGATGACGATCACGACCCACTGGTCGGACATCTGGCTGAGCGCCGACGACTGGGCCGTGGCGTTCGAGGCGGCGGAGTCCGGTACTCCGCACAACGAGGCCCGCGACCAGGTCTGGGAGGAGTTGCTGGCGATCCTGGTGGACAAGCACGAGGGCGACGCCCCGCAAGAGCTGCTCCGCAAGTCGCTGACGCGGAACAGGGAACTGCTCACGGCCTTCAACCGCGCTTGGCCGCTGCTCGAGGCGACGGATCTCGTGGGCGACCTGTGGTCGGTCCCGGCCTACCTGCGGATGTGCGCTCCCTGGCTCAGCCGCGACGAGGTCCAGCTGCTCCAGCGCGAGGACGCCCAGGCCTGGACGGTGTCCGACCTGCCGTTCCTGGACGCGGCACGGCAACGGCTCGGTGACCCGGAGGCGGCACGGCGAAGGCGCCGGCAGAAGGCCGCCCTCGCCGTCCAACGCGAGGGCATGGCGCGGGTCGTCGACAACCTGATCGCGGCCGATGACGACGGTGAGGGCCTCATGACGCAGCTGCGCCGAGAGGACTTCCAGCGCAACCTGGTCGACGAGTCGGAGCTGGCCTCCATCGAACCGGACCTGCTCGCCGGCCCGTTCGCGCACGTCGTCGTGGACGAGGCCCAGGAACTGACCGACGCGCAGTGGCAGATGCTCCTGCTGCGCTGCCCGTCCCGGAGCTTCACCATCGTCGGGGACCGCGCCCAGTCCCGGCACGGCTTCACGGAGTCGTGGCAGGAACGGCTGAAGCGGATCGGCCTCGACCGGATCAACCTGGCCTCCCTGAGCATCAACTACCGCACGCCGGAAGAGATCATGACGCAGGCCGAGCCGGTCATCCGGGCCGCGCTCCCCGACGCCAACGTGCCGACGTCCATCCGCAGCGGCGGTGTCCCCGTCCTCCATGGCTCCGTGTCGGACCGCGACTCGATCCTCGACAGGTGGCTCGCCACGCATGCGGAAGGAACGGCCTGCGTCATCGGCGACCCCGACTTCCAGCCCACGAACCGAGTCCAGTCACTGACCCCGGAGCTGTCGAAGGGGCTGGAGTTCGACTTGGTGGTGCTCATCGCCCCGGAGACGTTCGGCGAGGGCATCGAGGGTGCGGTCGACCGCTATGTGGCGATGACGCGGGCCACACAGCAACTAGCAATTCTGACCGGTACCTCTTGA
- the atzF gene encoding allophanate hydrolase, with product MNGKENKDMSSALSRVRAAYARIEAVDRPEIWIGLRPRTAVEAEARIIDERVATGERLPLAGRLFAAKGNIDVKGLPTTAGCPSYAYDPEADAPVVARLRAAGALVLGTTNLDQFATGLVGTRSPYGAVRHAHDPSMISGGSSSGSATAVALGIVDFALGTDTAGSGRVPAAFNGIVGLKPTRGLVPTQGVVPACASLDCVTVFARTLPEAEQALSFMASPPGRALPPLPQRTPGPWRIAVPPTDGLGELDEGWAEAYEAAVRQLTAAGAEIRTLDLTPFTEAAAMLYEGAFVAERYTAVGSFVDKAVAAGDDTLDPTVAGIITRARDIPAHRLFADQDRLAALRARAEAELADADALLLPTTPGHPTLAEVAADPLGANARLGRFTNSTNLFDLAAAAVPAGEVNGLPFGVMLIGPAFTDERLARIAGLLRPAVPLAVVGAHLSGQPLNPRLLSLGARFDRTTATAPVYRLHALSTTPPKPGLVHVGEGGASIEAEVWRLPAEGLGRLLAELPRPMALGRVELADGSHVPGFLCEPAALMDAEDITSYGGWRAYLGGGRS from the coding sequence CTGAACGGCAAGGAGAACAAAGACATGTCGAGCGCTCTGTCCCGAGTCCGCGCCGCCTACGCCCGGATCGAAGCCGTGGACCGCCCCGAGATCTGGATCGGCCTGCGCCCGCGGACGGCGGTCGAGGCCGAGGCCCGGATCATCGACGAACGCGTGGCCACGGGGGAACGACTCCCTCTCGCGGGCCGCCTGTTCGCCGCCAAGGGCAACATCGACGTCAAGGGCCTCCCCACTACCGCGGGGTGCCCTTCGTACGCCTACGACCCCGAAGCCGACGCACCGGTGGTAGCCCGTCTCCGTGCCGCCGGCGCGCTCGTCCTCGGCACCACGAACCTCGACCAGTTCGCGACGGGCCTCGTCGGCACCCGCTCCCCCTACGGCGCCGTTCGCCATGCCCACGACCCCTCGATGATCAGCGGCGGTTCCAGTTCCGGCTCGGCCACAGCGGTAGCGCTCGGCATCGTCGACTTCGCGCTCGGCACGGACACGGCCGGCTCGGGCCGGGTTCCCGCCGCCTTCAACGGCATCGTCGGCCTCAAACCCACCCGGGGTCTCGTCCCGACGCAGGGCGTCGTCCCGGCCTGCGCGTCCCTCGACTGCGTGACGGTGTTCGCACGGACGCTCCCGGAGGCCGAGCAGGCACTGTCGTTCATGGCGTCCCCGCCCGGCCGCGCCCTGCCCCCGCTCCCCCAGCGCACGCCGGGGCCATGGCGCATCGCGGTCCCTCCGACGGACGGACTCGGCGAGCTGGACGAGGGCTGGGCCGAGGCCTACGAGGCAGCCGTACGCCAGCTCACCGCCGCGGGCGCCGAGATCCGCACCCTTGACCTCACCCCCTTCACCGAAGCCGCCGCCATGCTCTACGAGGGTGCCTTCGTCGCCGAGCGCTACACGGCCGTGGGGAGCTTTGTCGACAAGGCGGTGGCAGCGGGCGACGACACCCTCGACCCCACCGTCGCCGGCATCATCACCCGCGCCCGCGACATCCCGGCCCACCGGCTCTTCGCCGACCAGGACCGGCTCGCCGCCCTGCGCGCACGCGCCGAAGCCGAACTCGCCGACGCGGACGCCCTGTTGCTCCCCACCACGCCCGGCCACCCCACCCTCGCCGAAGTGGCCGCCGACCCGCTGGGGGCCAACGCCCGCCTGGGCCGTTTCACCAACTCCACCAACCTCTTCGACCTGGCGGCGGCCGCCGTCCCGGCCGGTGAGGTGAACGGCCTGCCCTTCGGCGTGATGCTGATCGGCCCGGCGTTCACGGACGAACGGCTCGCGAGGATCGCGGGCCTGCTCCGCCCGGCGGTCCCTCTCGCCGTGGTCGGCGCCCACCTGTCCGGCCAGCCCCTCAACCCCCGACTCCTGTCCCTGGGCGCCCGATTCGACCGTACGACCGCCACGGCTCCCGTGTACCGCCTGCACGCCCTGTCCACGACCCCGCCCAAGCCGGGCCTGGTCCACGTCGGCGAGGGCGGAGCCTCGATCGAGGCCGAGGTGTGGCGGCTCCCGGCGGAGGGGCTCGGCCGGCTCCTCGCGGAGCTGCCCCGCCCGATGGCCCTGGGGCGCGTGGAGCTGGCCGACGGCAGCCACGTCCCGGGGTTCCTGTGCGAGCCGGCCGCCCTCATGGACGCGGAGGACATCACGTCGTACGGGGGCTGGCGGGCGTATCTCGGGGGCGGCCGCTCCTGA
- a CDS encoding glycosyltransferase: MRVLLTTYGSRGDVEPMVGLAVQLRALGAEVRMCAPPDFAELLDGFGVPLVPVGRPVRAMTKGVVTGTTPMPAKTLPQRAAELVDSAYDALAPAAEGCDVLVATGLLPFAAAGRAVAEKLGIPYVFVSYFPSYLPSPHHPPLEWPGRPLPPDVTDNRVLWDLNAEHLNDLFGDAVNTHRASIGLPPVDNVRDHVLTDRPLLAADPLLGPWPGPADLGVVQTGAWIRPDERPLPADLVAFLDAGAPPVYVGFGSIPLRDAEDVSRAAIEAVRAQGRRVLVGRGWADLTLIDDQDDCFAVGEVNQQKLFGRVAAVVHHGGAGTTTTAARAGAPQLVVDQLADQPYWAGRVAELGIGAAHDGPTPTFESLSAALKTALAPETRARATAAADKVRTDGATVAAKLLIDEFSR; the protein is encoded by the coding sequence GTGCGCGTGCTGTTGACTACGTATGGATCGCGCGGGGACGTCGAGCCGATGGTGGGACTCGCGGTGCAGCTGAGGGCGCTCGGCGCGGAGGTGCGGATGTGCGCGCCGCCGGACTTCGCGGAGCTGCTGGACGGTTTCGGCGTGCCGCTGGTGCCGGTCGGCCGGCCGGTGCGTGCCATGACGAAGGGGGTGGTGACGGGGACGACGCCGATGCCGGCGAAGACCCTGCCCCAGCGCGCGGCCGAGTTGGTCGACTCGGCGTACGACGCGCTCGCCCCGGCGGCCGAGGGCTGCGATGTGCTGGTGGCGACCGGTTTGCTGCCGTTCGCGGCGGCCGGGCGGGCGGTGGCCGAGAAGCTGGGCATCCCGTATGTGTTCGTGTCCTACTTCCCGTCCTACCTGCCGTCGCCGCACCACCCGCCGCTCGAGTGGCCGGGCCGGCCGCTCCCGCCGGACGTGACCGACAACCGGGTGCTGTGGGACCTGAACGCCGAGCACCTGAACGACCTTTTCGGTGACGCGGTGAACACCCACCGGGCCTCGATCGGCCTGCCGCCGGTGGACAACGTCCGCGACCACGTCCTGACCGACCGGCCGTTGCTGGCGGCGGACCCGCTGCTGGGGCCGTGGCCGGGGCCGGCGGATCTCGGTGTGGTGCAGACCGGCGCCTGGATCCGGCCGGACGAACGGCCGCTCCCGGCAGATCTGGTGGCGTTCCTGGACGCGGGCGCACCCCCGGTCTACGTGGGCTTCGGCAGCATCCCCCTGCGCGACGCGGAGGACGTCTCCCGGGCGGCCATCGAGGCGGTACGCGCGCAGGGCCGCCGCGTACTCGTGGGGCGCGGCTGGGCCGACCTGACCCTGATCGACGACCAGGACGACTGCTTCGCCGTCGGCGAGGTCAACCAGCAGAAGCTGTTCGGCCGGGTGGCCGCCGTGGTCCACCACGGCGGGGCAGGCACGACGACGACGGCCGCCCGGGCCGGTGCGCCCCAGCTGGTGGTGGACCAGCTGGCCGACCAGCCGTACTGGGCCGGCCGGGTCGCCGAGCTGGGCATCGGCGCGGCGCACGACGGTCCGACCCCGACCTTCGAGTCCCTGTCGGCCGCGCTCAAGACCGCCCTGGCCCCGGAGACCCGGGCGCGAGCGACCGCTGCGGCCGACAAGGTCCGCACGGACGGGGCGACGGTGGCGGCAAAGCTGCTGATCGACGAGTTCAGCCGATAG